In a single window of the Pandoraea pulmonicola genome:
- a CDS encoding AMP-binding protein encodes MESREGAGVVPRNGLSYVKGDTDVPLSTLTVFGLLAETAARFPERQAVVFREQGVDWTWREFIAHVDTFAAGLISLGLKKGDRVGIWSPNRVEWLVTQFATARVGLILVNINPAYRLAELEYAINKVGCKALVAAESFKTSRYLDMLGTLAPELARCAPGQLQSEKLPTLRTIIRMGADITPGMMNFSDVVMLGADADLAALHALSEGLDCFDPINIQFTSGTTGSPKGATLTHHNIVNNGRFIAMAMRFSEHDSLCIPVPFYHCFGMVLAVLACVSTGATMVFPGEAFDPKATMAAVSEEGCTALHGVPTMFIAQLDHPDFANYHFDTLRTGIMAGSPCPIETMKRVINEMHMSEVTIAYGMTETSPVSFQTTTTDPLEKRVTTVGRVQPHLEVKLVDAAGEIVPVGEKGELCTKGYSVMQGYWDDEPRTRDAIRDGWMHTGDLATLDEEGYCNIVGRVKDMLIRGGENIYPREIEEFLFRHPKVQAVQVFGVPDAKYGEEVCAWIVLKPGQTATEDDIRAFCKDQIAHYKIPRYIRFVDDMPMTVTGKVQKFIMREQMVESLGLSEAKTA; translated from the coding sequence ATGGAAAGCCGGGAAGGTGCGGGCGTTGTACCTCGTAATGGATTGTCTTATGTGAAGGGCGACACCGATGTGCCGCTCTCGACGTTGACGGTATTCGGATTGCTCGCCGAGACGGCGGCCAGGTTTCCCGAGCGGCAGGCGGTGGTGTTCCGCGAGCAGGGTGTGGACTGGACCTGGCGCGAGTTTATTGCGCATGTGGATACGTTCGCGGCCGGGCTGATCTCGCTCGGACTGAAGAAGGGCGATCGCGTGGGCATCTGGTCGCCCAACCGCGTGGAATGGCTGGTGACGCAATTCGCCACCGCACGCGTGGGCCTGATTCTCGTGAACATCAACCCGGCGTATCGCCTCGCCGAGCTCGAGTACGCGATCAACAAGGTGGGCTGCAAGGCGCTGGTGGCGGCGGAGTCGTTCAAGACGTCGCGCTATCTCGACATGCTCGGCACGCTCGCGCCCGAACTCGCGCGGTGCGCGCCCGGGCAGCTTCAATCCGAAAAACTGCCGACGTTGCGCACCATCATCCGCATGGGTGCCGACATCACCCCCGGCATGATGAATTTCAGCGACGTGGTCATGCTCGGCGCCGACGCCGATCTCGCTGCGCTGCACGCCCTCTCCGAGGGCCTCGACTGCTTCGACCCGATCAACATCCAGTTCACGAGCGGCACGACGGGCAGTCCGAAGGGCGCCACGCTCACGCACCACAACATCGTCAACAACGGGCGCTTCATCGCCATGGCGATGCGCTTCTCCGAACACGACAGCCTGTGCATTCCGGTGCCGTTCTACCACTGCTTCGGCATGGTGCTGGCGGTGCTGGCCTGCGTCTCCACGGGGGCGACGATGGTGTTCCCGGGCGAAGCCTTCGATCCGAAGGCAACCATGGCGGCGGTCTCGGAGGAGGGCTGCACCGCGCTGCATGGCGTGCCGACCATGTTCATCGCCCAGCTCGATCACCCGGACTTCGCCAACTACCATTTCGACACGCTTCGCACGGGCATCATGGCCGGTTCGCCGTGCCCGATCGAGACGATGAAGCGCGTGATCAACGAAATGCACATGAGCGAGGTGACGATCGCGTACGGCATGACGGAGACGAGCCCCGTATCGTTCCAGACCACGACGACCGACCCGCTCGAAAAGCGCGTGACCACCGTCGGGCGCGTGCAGCCGCACCTCGAGGTCAAGCTCGTCGACGCCGCGGGCGAAATCGTACCGGTCGGCGAGAAGGGCGAGTTGTGCACCAAGGGATACTCGGTGATGCAGGGCTATTGGGACGACGAGCCGCGCACGCGCGACGCCATTCGCGACGGCTGGATGCATACGGGCGACCTCGCCACGCTGGACGAGGAGGGTTATTGCAACATCGTCGGCCGTGTGAAGGACATGCTCATCCGCGGCGGCGAGAACATCTACCCGCGCGAGATCGAGGAATTCCTGTTCCGCCATCCAAAGGTGCAGGCCGTGCAGGTATTCGGGGTGCCCGACGCGAAGTATGGCGAGGAAGTGTGCGCGTGGATCGTCCTCAAGCCAGGGCAGACGGCCACGGAAGACGACATCCGCGCGTTCTGCAAGGATCAGATCGCACACTACAA
- a CDS encoding IS110 family transposase, which produces MQTVTLVGIDLGKHTFHLHGQDRQGKAVFRKRVSRKQLVEFFATFHACTVVMEACAGAHHMARQLAGFGHQVRLISPQFVRPFVKSNKNDFVDAEAICEAASRPAMRFVTPKTESQQTLGALHRVRESLIRDRTKTINQLHGFLLEFGISLPIGQAVIRRLPAVLAEYSLPPRLIAVLERLHAHHKYLCEQICEIEKELTRQLAEDDLGQRLLSIPGVGPITASVLAAEMGDGKQYACSRDFAAATGLVPRQYSTGGRATLLGISKRGDKNLRRLLVQCARAYMQRLERQTGRLADWVRAMLTRRHSNVVACALANKLARTAWALATHNTIFDARPSAMPT; this is translated from the coding sequence AATCGATCTAGGCAAGCATACGTTTCACCTTCATGGGCAGGATCGGCAAGGCAAAGCCGTGTTTCGCAAGAGGGTGAGTCGCAAGCAACTGGTCGAGTTTTTCGCGACATTTCATGCTTGCACGGTGGTCATGGAGGCGTGCGCCGGAGCCCATCATATGGCCCGGCAACTTGCGGGCTTTGGGCATCAAGTCAGGCTCATCTCGCCGCAATTCGTGCGGCCTTTCGTCAAAAGCAACAAAAACGACTTCGTGGATGCCGAGGCGATTTGCGAGGCGGCATCTCGTCCGGCCATGCGGTTTGTGACACCAAAGACCGAATCGCAGCAGACGCTCGGGGCATTGCATCGGGTGCGCGAATCGCTGATTCGGGATCGGACCAAGACGATTAACCAACTCCATGGGTTTTTGCTCGAATTCGGCATCAGCCTGCCGATCGGTCAGGCAGTCATCAGGCGTTTGCCTGCGGTGTTGGCCGAGTATTCGCTGCCGCCACGGCTTATCGCTGTGCTCGAGCGATTACACGCTCACCACAAGTACCTTTGTGAGCAAATCTGTGAAATCGAAAAGGAGCTGACGCGCCAACTTGCCGAGGACGATCTGGGGCAACGTCTGCTGAGCATCCCCGGTGTTGGACCGATCACCGCCAGCGTGTTGGCCGCTGAGATGGGCGATGGCAAGCAATACGCATGCAGCCGCGATTTTGCCGCAGCCACAGGGCTTGTGCCACGCCAGTACAGCACGGGCGGCCGTGCGACTTTGCTGGGTATAAGCAAGCGTGGAGATAAGAACTTGCGGCGTTTGTTAGTGCAGTGCGCCCGAGCATATATGCAGCGGCTGGAACGTCAGACAGGCCGCCTCGCCGACTGGGTGCGCGCGATGCTCACACGTAGGCATTCGAACGTAGTGGCCTGTGCGCTAGCGAACAAGCTGGCACGAACCGCATGGGCGCTGGCCACACACAACACGATATTCGATGCGAGGCCGAGCGCCATGCCAACTTGA